ACCTCTATTGAGCCACTCTTCTTCTTGTTTGAGAAGACGTAGGAGGTTTTCATGCTGCTTTTGCATATTTTGGAGCAGCTCCTCTTTTTGCCGTAAATATTCGCTATACCCTCCTTTAAAACTGCGTAGTTCGCAATCTTCTACCTCTACAACGCGTGTAGCGATGTTATCTATGAAGTAGCGATCGTGACTTACAAAAATAAGTGTATAGCGCTCTTTAAGAATCATCTCTTCTAAAAATTCAACCATCTGTACATCGAGATGGTTTGTAGGCTCATCAAGTAGCAAAATATCTGGTTTTTGTAAAAGAAGTCCTGCTAAAGCAACTCTTCGCTGTTCACCTCCGCTTAAAGTTGTTACTAGTCTCTTTTCATACTCTTTGAGATTGAATTCTACAAGTACCCGCTCTATTTTTTCTTCAATATTCCATGCTCCATGATAATCTAAAAAGTTGGCTAATTTATTGAGTTGCTGCAATAACTCCTCATTTTCTGGTTCATCTGCAATTTGTGCTGCGATATTTTCATACTCTTTTTTTGCCTGGTTTATCTCTTTGAGCTGCTGTAAAATAGCATCCTTGACAGTAAGTGTAGGATCAAAATGTGGAACTTGCTCAAGCATTTTAATAGTAATATTTTGCCGTACTATCCTCTCTCCTTCATCAGGAAGGATTGTACCTGCTATAATTTTCATGAGTGTTGATTTTCCACTTCCATTTTTTCCTACAATTGCTATACGCTCATTTTCATCAATATGGAAATCTGCATTGCAAAGAATTTTTTGTGCTTCAAAACTCTTTTTTACCTCAATTAAATCGATAAGAGCCATTTATAACCTTTTTAAGATATTTTGATAATAAAATTTACTTAAGAAATGGTAAAACATTTTGTGTATAATAGTCAAAATTTTACAAAAGGACAATAATGCTTGGAGTAAGTATTCTCTATGGTCTCTATATTTTAATAAAAATTTATATATCAGTAATGCAGGCTGGGTTTGTCGCTAAAGCTAAAGATGGTAAGCCTGTTTTGATGATGCCGAGCAAATTTTTCAAAGCAGGGCGTTATGCCTTTAAAAAAGAAAAAATTGCCATAATAGAGAGTTTTGTGGAGTATATACTTTTTATTTTTTGGATGGGGTTTGGATTACGATGGCTCGATAATGTAATTGATATCGATGATCCACTTATAAAAAGTGTTGTATTTATTGATCTCTTTTTTGCAATCAACTACATTATTACACTACCATTTGATATTTATCAGAAATTTGTACTTGATGAGGAGTTTGGATTTAATAAATCTACTATTTCTCTTTTTATCAAAGATCAATTAAAAATAGCGCTTCTCTTTTTGATATTTGGATCTTTAATTATCTATATTGTAAGTTGGATAATAGCAAATGTTACAAACTGGTGGATCTGGGGATTTTTATTTATTTTTGGTGTTATTATTCTTGTCAATGCCCTCTATCCAACACTTATAGCACCAATGTTTAATAAATTTAAACCTTTGGAAGATGAAGAACTCAAAAAAGATATTGAAGAACTGATGCAAAAGAGTGGTTTTAAGGCAAATGGAGTATATGTTGTGGACTCAAGTAAACGCGATACGAGACTCAATGCTTATTTTGGGGGACTTGGTAAAACAAAAAGAGTAGTACTCTTTGATACTTTAGTAGAAAAACTTTCTAAAAATGAACTTCTTGCAGTTCTTGGTCATGAACTTGGCCATTTTAAGCATAAAGATATTTACAAAAATATTCTCATGATGGGTGTAATGTTCTTTGCTCTTTTTTATATATTTGCTAATTTACCAACATCCTTGTATCAACAAGCAGGTATTCCAGCAGATGCACCATATAGCATCATTGCTATGTTTTTGTTACTTAGTCCAGTATTTTTCTTTTTCTTTATGCCACTTATTAATTTTGTCAGTCGCAAAAACGAGTTTGCAGCAGATAGATATGGAAGTGAATTAGGAGGGAGAGGGAATTTACGGAATGCTTTGCTTAAACTTGTAGAAGAGAATAGTCACTTTCCTCTCTCACATCCACTCTATATCTTCTTTTACTATTCACATCCACCTATTTTAGAAAGGCTCAAAGCCTTAGGATTTGAAGAAGAGAGTGAAGCAAATGAGGCATTGAAAGAGGAGTGTAATCTTCCACATGAAAATTAGTGAAGCTTTAAAGCAAGCTAGAAATATGCTGCGAACCGTGGCGCAGCGTCCACTATTAGAAGCAGAACTGCTATTGGCACATTACTTGCAAAAGGAGAGGATCTATCTTCATGCGCATCCCGACGAGGAGGTGGATGAGGGATATTTTTCACTAATACAAAGAAGGGCTACTCATGAGCCTCTTGAATATATTATCGGAGAGGTTTCATTCTATTCAAAGAGGTTTTTTATCGAGCCAGGTGTATTGATACCAAGGCCAGAGACAGAACTACTCATAGATGAAGTTGCAAAAAGAATACAAGGTAAAGAGAGAGTTGCAGAGATCGGAGTAGGGAGCGGTATTATTAGTGCAATATTGAAAATGAAGTTTCCAAATTTAAAAATAGTTGCAACTGATATTAATAAAAAGGCTCTTGCGGTTGCACAGAAAAACTTTAAGAGGTACGGTGTTGATGTAAAACTTATTCATACATCTTTGCTCGATGGAGTAAATGAGGAAT
The Nitratiruptor tergarcus DSM 16512 genome window above contains:
- a CDS encoding M48 family metallopeptidase, which codes for MLGVSILYGLYILIKIYISVMQAGFVAKAKDGKPVLMMPSKFFKAGRYAFKKEKIAIIESFVEYILFIFWMGFGLRWLDNVIDIDDPLIKSVVFIDLFFAINYIITLPFDIYQKFVLDEEFGFNKSTISLFIKDQLKIALLFLIFGSLIIYIVSWIIANVTNWWIWGFLFIFGVIILVNALYPTLIAPMFNKFKPLEDEELKKDIEELMQKSGFKANGVYVVDSSKRDTRLNAYFGGLGKTKRVVLFDTLVEKLSKNELLAVLGHELGHFKHKDIYKNILMMGVMFFALFYIFANLPTSLYQQAGIPADAPYSIIAMFLLLSPVFFFFFMPLINFVSRKNEFAADRYGSELGGRGNLRNALLKLVEENSHFPLSHPLYIFFYYSHPPILERLKALGFEEESEANEALKEECNLPHEN
- the prmC gene encoding peptide chain release factor N(5)-glutamine methyltransferase — protein: MKISEALKQARNMLRTVAQRPLLEAELLLAHYLQKERIYLHAHPDEEVDEGYFSLIQRRATHEPLEYIIGEVSFYSKRFFIEPGVLIPRPETELLIDEVAKRIQGKERVAEIGVGSGIISAILKMKFPNLKIVATDINKKALAVAQKNFKRYGVDVKLIHTSLLDGVNEEFDIIVSNPPYIKRGFPLEKGLFYEPEEALFGGERGDELLQQIIDIFIKSSAKIIACEMGYDQKEAISSYLEQKGFQGSCEFYKDLAKLDRGFVLQKEEE